Proteins encoded within one genomic window of Camelina sativa cultivar DH55 chromosome 19, Cs, whole genome shotgun sequence:
- the LOC104766559 gene encoding autophagy-related protein 8d, whose protein sequence is MAISSFKHEHPLEKRQAEAARIREKYPDRIPVIVEKAEKSDVPDIDKKKYLVPADLTVGQFVYVVRKRIKLSPEKAIFIFVKNILPPTAAIMSAIYEEHKDEDGFLYMSYSGENTFGIFF, encoded by the exons ATGGCGATTAGCTCCTTCAAGCATGAACATCCTCTCG AAAAGAGACAGGCTGAAGCAGCTCGTATCAGGGAGAAGTATCCAGATAGAATACCT GTCATTGTTGAAAAAGCCGAGAAGAGTGATGTCCCTGATATCGATAAGAAAAA GTACTTGGTTCCAGCTGATCTGACTGTTGGCCAGTTTGTTTATGTTGTACGGAAGCGGATCAAGCTCAGTCCTGAGAAAGCCATATTCATTTTTGTGAAGAACATTCTACCACCAACTG CGGCTATAATGTCTGCGATTTATGAAGAGCACAAAGATGAAGACGGGTTTCTATACATGAGTTACAGTGGCGAGAACACGTTTGGGATCTTCTTCTAA